A region of the Ferviditalea candida genome:
CCGGCCAACAAACCGCTGCCGTTTTGACCCCCTTCTGATGGGCCAAATCATACAAAGTGGGAACTTGAACGACATCCTCCTTATCCCATGACCGGTCGCCAAAATGTTCCTTTACTTGACGGGTTTCCCTTTCAACCACCCAATTGCCGAGCACTCCGTGTTTTTTCGGATAAACCCCGGTCACGATTGACGTATTCATCGGCCACGTCGAACTCGGGTAAGCCACCTTCATTTTTTCGGCTTTAGTACCCTGATTGATCAAACCTCTCACATTCGGCATTTTGCATCGCGGATCATCCAGGTAGTATGCAGCCAATCCGTCGATACAAATTAAAATCACCTTTCGTTCCATCATCATGTCTCCTTCGCGTTTACTTTTTTTAAATCAGCCATTCCAGCAGTTCACCGATCACAGTTACGGTCAGGTTCGGTTGAAATTCGAATTCCGCCGGAAAGGATTTCCCATGTGATATCCAGATGGTGTGCATGCCGGCAGAATACCCTCCTTGTACATCGGTATAAGGGTTATCCCCAACCATCACACACTTATCCGGACTGAGACCCGTTTGTTTTATAATCTTGTAGAAAGGGTAATGAGAAGGCTTGCCTACAGACTTGACGCCATGTATGTCTGAAACAGCCTGAATGGCAGCTACCAAGGCGCCTGTTTCCGGCACTCTGTCCCCATCTTCTCCCGGATGATACATATCGGAGTTTGCGGCAATCAGCTTCACCCCATCCATCAGACTGCGCGTGCATTCATGCAATTTTTGATAGGAAAAAGACGTATCCCGTCCAATAACAATAAAGTCACATGCTTCCCCGCCTCCTAAAGAAACTACTTGATGTCCTGCATTTGTCAGCGCAAGTTCGAGTTCAACGGATCCTACAGGATGTACCCGAAGTGCGCCGTAGGTTTCCGCCAAATACTGCCCCACTAATTCAGTGGCAACAAGAATAGGCACATCTTCTGCCGGCAGATTCATATCTATCAGCTTATTTCGAATGGTATGCGAAGTCTCTGTCGAATTGTTACTTAAGAAAATGACCTGCTTTCCCGATTGAATAAGAAATTGAAGCAATTCCCTCGATCCGGGGTAAACGGTATTGCCGGAATAGATGCATCCGTCCAAATCGAAAATAAATGCGGAATAATCCTTTATGTTTAAGCTCATCTTGAATTTCACAGCCTTTTCTGCAACTGGTAATCAATCATTGTTCGGCAAGATTTAATGTCCAATGCTCCGCATCCCCGATAGCTACTGCCCGCGCTCCGGCATTTACGGCCTGCAGCGCCTCCTCGCGGGATTTAATCAATCCGGCCGCAATAATCGGACATTTCAGAACCCGACTCATTTCCCGGATTACGCGCGGCATTAATCCCGGCATGATTTCTACGGCATCGGGCTTTACGTCCAAAATATTGCGAATTCCTGTTTCATAGGCAAGCGTATCAAGCAAAAAAAGATGCTGAACCGCAAATAATCCTTCTTTTTTTGCCGTTTGAATCAATTGATTTTTGGTGGAAACAATTCCGTCAGGCTTGACCTTTTGGGCCAAATACTTAATGCCTTCCTTGTCATTGGCTACTCCCCTGATCAGATCCACATGAAGATAGATAGATTTTTTATAAGCTTTGGCGGTTACCACACATTGGTCTATCGTAAAAATGTCTCCCGTCATTAAAAAAATCGATTGTACGGGGGAACTCGCAGCCTTTTCGATCAACTTTATGTCCCTTACGGCGGCGATAACAGAATTTTTCTGAAATAAACTGATTCTTTCTGCCATAGATTCAATCCCCTTTAGGCCCAAATAAAAACCCAAGCATAGTCACCCCCAACCAGCACATGTCTTATCAATAAAGTTCATGTGGTACGAGGATAGTTGACTATACCTGGGCTTTCTCCAATTCTCCACCCTAGGCTCCGCCATATATCGTACTTGATGCTTTTATCTTACTTGTCTAGTGTTTGGGTAAGATCAACACCACGTAAAATGTTTGTAAATAGACTTCGGGATCCATTAACTCTGACCACAGTTGTATACACATCCACCGAGTCTTTTTGCGAAGGGGAATTTACTTTGGAAAAAAACAAATGGAAGTCATTGTGAAATGCTGCTATACCTTGATAATCTCCGATAAACAGGCCAAGTACAAAAGGGGGCACCGCTTCGGGAGCGCGCAGCATGTTAAACGGTCCTGCAATATGCAGAGGGGGTATAAACGTCCGCCCATCATTTGTCGAATAGGTAAACCAATAGTC
Encoded here:
- a CDS encoding glycerol-3-phosphate responsive antiterminator → MAERISLFQKNSVIAAVRDIKLIEKAASSPVQSIFLMTGDIFTIDQCVVTAKAYKKSIYLHVDLIRGVANDKEGIKYLAQKVKPDGIVSTKNQLIQTAKKEGLFAVQHLFLLDTLAYETGIRNILDVKPDAVEIMPGLMPRVIREMSRVLKCPIIAAGLIKSREEALQAVNAGARAVAIGDAEHWTLNLAEQ
- a CDS encoding HAD-IIA family hydrolase gives rise to the protein MSLNIKDYSAFIFDLDGCIYSGNTVYPGSRELLQFLIQSGKQVIFLSNNSTETSHTIRNKLIDMNLPAEDVPILVATELVGQYLAETYGALRVHPVGSVELELALTNAGHQVVSLGGGEACDFIVIGRDTSFSYQKLHECTRSLMDGVKLIAANSDMYHPGEDGDRVPETGALVAAIQAVSDIHGVKSVGKPSHYPFYKIIKQTGLSPDKCVMVGDNPYTDVQGGYSAGMHTIWISHGKSFPAEFEFQPNLTVTVIGELLEWLI